From a single Bemisia tabaci chromosome 10, PGI_BMITA_v3 genomic region:
- the LOC109029811 gene encoding uncharacterized protein — translation MQGLAAKYACTVSLGYLRSARKSLYNRAINEGITPIEFITIYQVQEKFDGIQKRELERQQSENRRSETLRRQKSQDRENLGKQLQDSRKEVENLKYELAEASRKIDELRELVSKSKEAVNKLRDQLSKAKAEVEKLRKQLKESRGAINLRQNSSKGTVDQLTIEYKASKVEVDSLKEQLASQEKTAADLNAQLSDSRNKAVDLNLQLSEWPKKRADLEKQLSASRMLNAELNGQLLAAQTESSGLRGQLTEANNARTALKAQLPKLDKEIVDLKNQLQKAKSEALSKQRELTEEVNQAETESNEAVIGELREEYQQALAKVSALKASLSKKQDENADLRRQLSQSQSRADDLSKQLSQSKKDAAELNSQLAVSRGTSADLKKQLDKFKKESDSRKKCAASKDPTEIDIIHQAMLTRNTWVNIRKSYKYPIEERSFEMTSGEIDGMNKVLTNIQERLKKGKKIYK, via the coding sequence ATGCAGGGTTTGGCTGCGAAATATGCTTGCACAGTTTCCCTGGGCTATCTGAGGTCAGCACGTAAAAGTTTGTACAATCGGGCGATCAATGAGGGAATAACTCCTATCGAATTCATCACAATCTATCAGGTGCAAGAGAAGTTTGATGGAATACAAAAACGGGAGCTTGAACGACAACAGTCGGAGAACCGGAGATCCGAAACCTTAAGGAGGCAAAAGTCACAGGACAGAGAAAACCTGGGCAAGCAGTTACAGGACTCAAGGAAAGAGGTAGAGAATCTCAAATATGAGCTAGCTGAAGCTTCAAGAAAAATCGATGAACTGCGCGAGCTTGTTTCAAAATCGAAAGAGGCTGTTAACAAACTCAGAGACCAACTTTCGAAAGCGAAGGCAGAAGTGGAGAAATTGAGAAAACAACTGAAGGAATCGCGGGGCGCTATCAACCTTCGTCAAAATTCCTCGAAAGGCACAGTCGATCAACTGACCATCGAGTACAAGGCATCCAAAGTTGAGGTGGACTCACTAAAGGAGCAGCTGGCTTCGCAGGAGAAGACCGCCGCTGACCTCAACGCTCAACTGTCAGATTCGAGGAACAAAGCTGTCGACCTCAACTTGCAACTTTCCGAGTGGCCTAAAAAACGAGCTGACCTCGAGAAGCAGCTGTCAGCCTCCCGGATGCTGAACGCCGAACTCAACGGTCAGTTGCTGGCCGCGCAGACGGAATCCTCAGGCCTTCGGGGTCAGCTGACAGAGGCAAATAACGCGAGGACAGCTCTCAAAGCTCAGCTGCCGAAGCTGGACAAAGAAATTGTCGATCTCAAGAATCAGCTGCAGAAGGCAAAGTCAGAAGCTCTCAGCAAGCAAAGAGAGCTGACGGAGGAAGTTAACCAAGCCGAAACGGAAAGTAACGAGGCTGTGATCGGCGAATTAAGAGAGGAATACCAGCAAGCTTTGGCGAAAGTCAGCGCTCTCAAAGCGAGTCTTTCAAAGAAACAAGACGAGAACGCAGACTTGAGACGACAGCTGTCACAGTCGCAGAGCCGAGCTGATGACCTTAGCAAGCAGCTTTCACAGTCGAAAAAAGACGCGGCTGAACTTAATAGCCAGTTGGCGGTGTCAAGAGGAACTTCCGCTGATTTGAAAAAGCAGCTGGATAAGTTCAAAAAGGAATCGGACTCGCGTAAGAAATGTGCAGCTTCCAAAGATCCCACTGAAATAGACATAATACACCAAGCTATGTTGACCAGAAATACCTGGGTCAATATAAGGAAGTCCTATAAGTACCCTATAGAAGAGCGGAGTTTCGAGATGACATCAGGTGAAATAGACGGAATGAACAAGGTTCTAACGAATATCCAGGAAAGATTAAAAAAGGGGAAGAAAATATATAAGTAG